The Mucilaginibacter mallensis genome has a segment encoding these proteins:
- a CDS encoding serine hydrolase domain-containing protein produces MKRIYTLILLIYTFQSFGQTKDTITLSKTDLTDTTAFDMQIKMEKPLTAYLQALAPAMALDGLVSKGNFQFVFYVDGKLLYTENLNAGAGTPEQKKTRTSFRVPLVSNTNEDSWGRFLWMRFTLRGGGEAALTEGKHDFRIEMRPYLRLDSVITGPLIASAHTKLNIIKPAITDAQTAIQQIGAGSGWPVSDEKYDQGLIKQMNREILHHDFKKITSIVVIKNGKLLLEEYFNGADRATLHDTRSASKSYTSALIGIAIKDHYIKNEDQTLKDFYGLKTYANYSAKKDSVKLRDLLTMSSAFNGSDQNQDSPGNEENMYPTDNWVKFALDLPMDSAKINGKQWDYFTAGVVLLGDILNKAVPGGLEKFADQNLFKPMGIAKYQWEYTPQKVVNTAGGLQMTALDNAKFGQLYKNGGSWEGKQLLPAQWVARSLSRQLPIPDKDNEYYGYLFWDKTYTIAGKSYETWYCAGNGGSKVYIFKDLALVVVVTATAYNMPYAHPQVDRLMNNYLLPAVIK; encoded by the coding sequence ATGAAAAGAATTTACACCCTAATTTTATTAATATATACCTTCCAATCCTTCGGACAGACCAAGGATACGATTACGTTAAGCAAAACTGACCTCACAGATACCACTGCTTTTGATATGCAGATAAAAATGGAAAAACCGCTGACGGCATATTTACAAGCCCTGGCCCCGGCCATGGCTCTGGACGGATTGGTCAGCAAAGGGAACTTCCAGTTTGTCTTTTATGTGGACGGGAAGCTGCTCTATACCGAAAACTTAAATGCAGGCGCCGGAACGCCGGAACAAAAAAAGACCAGGACCAGCTTTCGCGTCCCATTGGTTTCCAATACGAATGAAGATTCCTGGGGAAGGTTCCTCTGGATGCGTTTCACGCTTCGGGGCGGCGGCGAGGCTGCACTCACAGAAGGAAAACATGATTTCAGGATTGAAATGCGCCCCTACCTTCGTCTGGATTCCGTGATTACCGGCCCGCTGATCGCATCCGCGCACACGAAACTAAACATCATTAAGCCAGCCATTACAGATGCGCAGACCGCCATACAGCAGATCGGTGCCGGAAGCGGCTGGCCGGTTTCGGATGAAAAATATGACCAGGGGCTCATCAAACAAATGAACCGGGAGATCCTGCACCATGATTTTAAAAAGATCACCAGTATCGTCGTGATCAAAAATGGGAAACTTTTACTGGAGGAATACTTTAACGGTGCTGACCGTGCAACTTTGCACGATACCCGCTCGGCAAGCAAATCCTATACCTCGGCCCTGATAGGGATAGCCATTAAAGATCATTATATAAAAAACGAGGATCAAACCCTGAAGGACTTTTATGGCTTGAAAACTTATGCTAACTATTCCGCTAAAAAGGATAGCGTCAAGCTCCGGGACCTGCTAACTATGAGTTCGGCCTTTAACGGCTCCGACCAGAACCAGGACTCGCCAGGTAACGAGGAAAATATGTACCCGACCGATAATTGGGTCAAGTTCGCGCTGGACCTGCCGATGGACAGCGCCAAAATCAACGGCAAGCAATGGGATTACTTTACTGCGGGGGTCGTTTTGCTGGGGGATATCCTGAACAAGGCGGTACCCGGGGGCCTTGAAAAATTCGCCGACCAAAATCTATTTAAACCAATGGGTATCGCTAAATACCAGTGGGAATATACGCCGCAAAAAGTCGTTAATACCGCAGGCGGGTTACAAATGACCGCTTTGGATAATGCAAAATTTGGCCAGCTTTATAAAAACGGGGGGTCTTGGGAGGGTAAACAATTACTTCCGGCTCAATGGGTGGCCAGATCGCTCAGCAGGCAATTGCCGATCCCGGATAAAGACAATGAATATTACGGTTACCTGTTCTGGGATAAAACTTACACAATTGCCGGCAAGAGCTACGAAACCTGGTATTGTGCCGGTAATGGCGGCAGCAAGGTCTATATTTTCAAGGACCTGGCGCTGGTTGTTGTCGTTACAGCAACGGCCTATAATATGCCTTATGCGCATCCGCAGGTCGACCGCTTAATGAACAATTATTTGCTCCCGGCAGTGATCAAATAG
- a CDS encoding ABC transporter permease: MFKNYFKTAWRILWRNKIYTSINILGLALGICACIAIYLISGYELSFDTFHPDKDRIFRVMTTSHFAAGDQDVMSKVPYSSVAAVRRELPGVEAISAIYMYSAKVSVPDVNKQAKNFDSSIDGAYYPGTVVAEPQYFKIFSYRWLAGNQETALNQPYKVVLTLSRAQKYFGNVDPGSLLGREIVYDDSLRVQISGIVEDWKKNTDFAFTDFISYSTVQNSFLKKAFADDWNHMSTQAFVKLAPGTGPDKINAGFAAIVKAYAPKNPDVKLNLWLEAITKVHFDADVVENPIRTADLPIVYGMIGTAVFILLLALVNFVNLATAQSIQRTREMGVRKIMGSSKTGIMLQFLIETFLVTFFALILALLLVNPVLSAFKAFIPQGVTFRLLETNTLLFILSITLITCLFAGLYPARTLAVYSPALSLRGTGTPGGGHWWLRKGLIVFQFTLSLVFIVGSLVVHQQLSYTRGKALGFNTDAIVILPTSRKAPVKQMNVLAQQLKQIPGVSMVASEQYTPMDGRDGNIALKLNGINGTETRIPELSGDEHYLSLYGMKLLAGRNLLPADSLKEYVINETFLHLLGLREPREAIGKMLLYQNKPYPIVGVVADFHEKSFHETIKPVCIVNIPKMQQDLTVKLAASGKQAAALKVTLAQIEKSWKAMYPGEVFDFRFFDESIALLYEKDYRTAKLINAATFIVIFISCIGLFGLTIFTTKRRTAEIGIRKVLGASVTNITLMLSKDFVVLVLAALVVASPVAWYLMDRWLQNFVYRIAISWWMFALSGIVAVVIALLTISFQSIKAAMMNPVKSLRSE; this comes from the coding sequence ATGTTCAAGAACTATTTTAAAACCGCCTGGCGCATCCTTTGGCGCAATAAAATTTATACTTCAATTAATATCCTTGGACTGGCTTTAGGGATATGTGCTTGTATTGCCATTTACCTGATCTCCGGTTACGAACTGAGTTTTGATACTTTCCATCCGGACAAGGATCGCATCTTCCGTGTAATGACCACCTCCCATTTTGCTGCCGGCGATCAGGATGTCATGAGTAAAGTGCCCTATTCTTCGGTGGCTGCTGTACGCAGGGAACTTCCAGGTGTGGAAGCGATCTCCGCGATCTATATGTATTCCGCAAAAGTAAGTGTGCCTGATGTGAATAAGCAAGCCAAAAACTTTGACAGTTCCATCGACGGTGCCTATTATCCGGGTACAGTCGTGGCAGAGCCGCAATATTTCAAAATATTTAGTTACCGCTGGCTTGCCGGAAACCAGGAAACTGCTTTGAACCAGCCTTACAAAGTAGTGCTTACCCTGAGCCGGGCACAAAAGTATTTCGGCAATGTTGATCCGGGAAGCTTGCTTGGCCGGGAAATTGTTTATGACGATTCGCTCCGTGTTCAGATTTCGGGAATTGTTGAAGACTGGAAGAAAAATACAGATTTCGCTTTTACCGACTTTATCTCTTACAGCACTGTTCAAAACAGTTTCTTAAAAAAAGCTTTTGCAGATGACTGGAACCATATGTCCACCCAGGCTTTTGTTAAATTGGCTCCGGGTACAGGCCCGGACAAGATCAATGCCGGGTTTGCCGCTATCGTTAAAGCCTATGCACCAAAAAACCCGGATGTCAAACTTAACCTGTGGCTGGAAGCCATTACCAAAGTGCATTTTGATGCGGATGTTGTGGAAAATCCGATTCGTACCGCTGACCTTCCCATTGTATATGGAATGATCGGTACTGCTGTATTCATCCTGCTGCTGGCCCTGGTCAACTTCGTCAACCTGGCCACAGCCCAATCCATTCAGCGGACCCGGGAAATGGGGGTCAGGAAAATCATGGGGAGCAGCAAGACAGGTATCATGCTGCAGTTCCTGATAGAAACATTCCTGGTGACTTTTTTTGCCCTGATCCTTGCCCTGTTATTGGTTAACCCTGTACTTTCTGCCTTTAAGGCATTTATCCCCCAGGGGGTCACCTTCAGGTTACTCGAAACCAATACCCTGCTTTTCATATTGTCGATAACGCTGATCACTTGCTTATTTGCGGGCCTGTACCCGGCAAGGACTTTAGCGGTTTACTCGCCCGCGCTGAGCCTGAGAGGAACGGGAACCCCTGGTGGTGGACATTGGTGGCTGAGAAAAGGACTAATTGTTTTCCAGTTCACCCTTTCGCTGGTTTTTATTGTCGGCAGCCTGGTCGTCCATCAGCAATTAAGCTATACCCGTGGCAAAGCGCTGGGTTTCAATACCGATGCCATTGTTATATTGCCAACCAGCCGCAAGGCTCCTGTAAAACAAATGAATGTACTGGCGCAGCAACTGAAACAGATCCCTGGCGTCAGCATGGTAGCCAGTGAACAATACACGCCTATGGACGGCAGGGATGGCAACATCGCGCTGAAATTGAATGGGATAAACGGAACGGAAACCCGCATACCTGAATTGTCGGGAGATGAGCATTATTTGTCCCTGTATGGTATGAAGCTGCTTGCCGGACGAAACCTTTTACCGGCAGACAGCTTAAAGGAGTATGTTATCAATGAAACCTTTTTGCACTTGCTTGGGCTTCGTGAACCACGGGAAGCTATCGGCAAAATGCTGCTTTATCAAAACAAGCCGTACCCTATTGTGGGTGTAGTTGCCGACTTTCATGAAAAGTCCTTTCACGAAACCATCAAGCCGGTTTGCATCGTGAATATTCCAAAGATGCAGCAGGATCTTACCGTTAAGTTGGCAGCCAGTGGCAAACAGGCTGCTGCGCTGAAGGTAACCCTGGCGCAGATAGAAAAATCATGGAAGGCTATGTATCCGGGAGAGGTGTTTGACTTTCGGTTTTTTGATGAATCGATAGCGCTTTTGTATGAAAAGGATTACCGGACAGCAAAACTGATTAACGCAGCAACATTCATCGTTATCTTTATTTCCTGCATTGGGTTATTTGGACTGACCATATTCACTACCAAAAGAAGAACGGCTGAGATCGGCATAAGGAAAGTACTTGGCGCAAGCGTAACTAATATTACCCTGATGCTCTCCAAAGATTTCGTCGTCCTGGTGCTGGCGGCATTGGTAGTCGCCTCTCCCGTCGCCTGGTATTTGATGGATCGTTGGCTGCAAAATTTTGTTTACCGCATTGCGATAAGCTGGTGGATGTTTGCTTTATCGGGTATCGTGGCAGTTGTTATTGCCTTATTGACCATTAGCTTCCAGTCGATCAAGGCTGCCATGATGAACCCTGTTAAAAGTTTGAGAAGTGAGTGA
- a CDS encoding alpha-N-acetylglucosaminidase N-terminal domain-containing protein: MEKPGLMVMKKGVLLLLVFCFLVFTTNAQDFGGIQSLISRRLPGLKNKVVFEKIPGETKTDTAVYYTKDAKLFIKANTLNAASFALNDYLKKYCNSSFSHTGDNIHIPEILPQANKP, from the coding sequence ATGGAAAAGCCAGGTTTGATGGTTATGAAAAAGGGCGTATTGCTTTTACTTGTTTTTTGCTTTCTTGTATTTACAACTAACGCACAAGATTTTGGTGGCATACAATCTTTAATTTCCCGTAGGCTTCCAGGGCTAAAAAACAAGGTCGTTTTTGAAAAAATACCCGGGGAAACTAAAACAGATACGGCAGTTTATTATACAAAAGACGCTAAACTGTTTATTAAAGCCAATACATTAAATGCCGCCTCATTTGCACTAAATGATTATTTGAAAAAGTATTGCAACAGCAGTTTCTCTCATACCGGTGATAATATACATATCCCTGAAATATTACCACAAGCTAATAAACCGTAA
- a CDS encoding helix-turn-helix domain-containing protein, with translation MRQLKTGEFFGETDQTLKLDGLILTDTVYTHSYVDWHYHEQAYFTFILQGSVLEGNRKDVFHCSPGSLLYHHHQEPHYNIKPEGFTRGFHLELEPAWFSRFDLHSPEGSLNIKSPDVKILLYKMFQEMKLNDGFSSLSIECLLLRSFGKDEGKPQWMPRLKEILYEEAIISLDYLSKELELHPVHISRMFAKYFNCTLGEYLRKLKVERSMKLLPDAELSITEIAFNCGFADQSHFIRCFRSLFGTTPSVYRKLFAC, from the coding sequence ATGAGGCAACTGAAAACGGGCGAGTTTTTTGGAGAGACTGATCAAACTTTAAAGCTGGATGGCCTGATATTGACCGATACCGTTTATACCCATTCATATGTCGACTGGCATTATCATGAACAAGCTTATTTTACCTTTATTTTGCAAGGCTCTGTGCTGGAGGGTAACCGCAAAGACGTCTTTCATTGTTCGCCTGGAAGCTTACTGTACCACCATCACCAGGAGCCCCATTACAATATCAAACCCGAGGGATTCACGCGTGGTTTTCATCTGGAGCTAGAGCCGGCCTGGTTCAGCCGGTTTGACTTGCATAGTCCGGAGGGCAGCTTGAATATCAAAAGTCCCGATGTAAAGATCCTATTGTACAAAATGTTCCAGGAAATGAAGCTGAATGACGGCTTTAGCAGCTTATCCATCGAGTGTTTACTACTGCGTTCATTTGGCAAGGACGAAGGCAAACCCCAATGGATGCCGCGGTTAAAAGAAATCCTTTACGAGGAGGCAATCATATCACTGGATTATTTGTCAAAAGAATTAGAGCTTCATCCGGTGCATATCTCCAGGATGTTCGCGAAATACTTTAACTGTACACTGGGCGAATATTTAAGAAAATTAAAGGTCGAACGTTCCATGAAGCTATTGCCGGATGCGGAATTATCCATAACAGAGATCGCCTTCAATTGCGGCTTTGCGGATCAGAGCCATTTTATCCGCTGCTTCCGGTCCCTTTTTGGCACTACGCCTTCGGTATACCGCAAATTGTTCGCATGTTAA
- the metG gene encoding methionine--tRNA ligase, which produces MSQLNKFKRYTITSALPYANGPLHIGHLAGAYIPGDIFVRYLRLKKQDVVYVCGSDEHGAAITIKAKKENTTPQAIIDKYNAQIKTSFEEFGISFDIYHRTSSAIHHDLSQEFFLNLYEKGEFVEKYSEQYYDEDYGQFLADRYIVGTCPNCGYEHAYGDQCENCGTSLNPTDLISPISTLSGKAPILKLTKHWYLPLDKYQPWLEKWIDEKDGEWKVNVFGQCKSWLKSGLQPRSMTRDLDWGIDVPLEEAKGKKLYVWMDAPIGYISATKQWAIDNNKDWKLYWKKQENEADESCLIHFIGKDNIVFHCIIFPAILKAHGEYILPQNVPANEFLNLEGEKLSTSRNHAVWLHEYLEEFPGKQDELRYVLTSILPETSDSEFTWKDYQARVNNELVAILGNFVNRVMILMHKFYEGKVESSSDVITLNDNILNAQIGEFYDELERNLESYKFRASLQNVMDIARLGNKYLTEKEPWKTIKTNPDDAKEALHNCLFIIAHLATCLQPFLPGTAKKIFGMLNVEALDFGADIKLANGHQLNPSALLFAKVEDEVIGQQIQKLADKKQASAAAKQLALVPTKENIDFDTFAALDIRTGTILTAEKVAKTKKLLKLTIDTGIDQRTVVSGIAEFYEPEAIIGQQVSILVNLEPREIKGILSQGMILMAETADGKLSLVSPVDALHNGSVVR; this is translated from the coding sequence ATGTCACAACTTAATAAATTTAAACGATACACGATTACCTCGGCTCTGCCTTACGCTAATGGGCCATTACATATTGGGCACTTAGCGGGGGCATATATACCCGGTGATATTTTTGTGCGCTACCTGCGCCTTAAAAAGCAGGATGTAGTGTATGTATGCGGCTCTGATGAACATGGCGCTGCCATCACAATAAAGGCTAAAAAAGAAAATACCACACCGCAGGCTATCATTGATAAATACAACGCCCAGATAAAGACCAGTTTTGAGGAGTTCGGGATCTCTTTTGATATCTATCACCGTACCTCATCAGCTATTCATCACGACCTATCGCAGGAGTTTTTCCTGAACTTGTATGAGAAGGGTGAGTTTGTTGAGAAATACTCAGAGCAATATTATGATGAGGATTACGGGCAGTTTTTGGCCGACCGCTACATTGTAGGTACTTGCCCTAACTGTGGTTATGAGCATGCCTACGGCGATCAATGCGAGAACTGCGGCACTTCATTGAACCCTACCGACCTGATCAGCCCGATATCAACACTGAGCGGTAAAGCGCCTATTTTAAAGCTCACCAAGCACTGGTATTTGCCGCTGGATAAATATCAGCCATGGCTGGAGAAATGGATTGATGAGAAGGATGGCGAGTGGAAAGTGAATGTATTTGGACAGTGCAAATCATGGCTGAAATCGGGCCTGCAACCCCGCTCCATGACCCGCGACCTTGACTGGGGTATTGATGTACCCCTAGAGGAAGCCAAAGGCAAGAAATTGTATGTTTGGATGGATGCGCCTATCGGCTATATATCAGCCACCAAACAATGGGCCATTGATAATAATAAAGATTGGAAGCTATACTGGAAAAAGCAGGAGAACGAAGCGGATGAATCATGCCTGATCCACTTTATTGGTAAGGATAACATTGTGTTCCACTGCATAATTTTCCCGGCTATACTAAAAGCGCATGGCGAATACATTTTGCCACAGAATGTACCTGCTAATGAGTTCCTGAACCTGGAAGGGGAGAAGCTATCCACGTCACGTAACCACGCTGTGTGGCTGCATGAATATTTGGAAGAGTTCCCCGGCAAACAGGATGAATTACGTTATGTACTGACATCAATACTGCCCGAAACCAGCGACAGTGAGTTTACCTGGAAAGATTACCAGGCGCGCGTAAACAATGAGTTAGTAGCCATTTTAGGCAACTTTGTGAACCGCGTAATGATACTGATGCACAAGTTTTACGAAGGTAAAGTTGAAAGCAGCAGCGATGTAATTACATTAAACGATAACATTCTGAATGCGCAGATCGGCGAATTTTATGACGAGCTGGAGCGCAATTTAGAAAGCTATAAATTTAGGGCTTCCCTGCAAAACGTAATGGACATTGCCCGCTTAGGCAATAAATACCTTACCGAAAAAGAGCCCTGGAAAACCATCAAGACCAACCCCGATGATGCTAAGGAAGCATTGCATAACTGTTTGTTTATAATAGCACATTTAGCAACCTGTTTGCAGCCGTTTTTACCGGGCACAGCCAAAAAGATATTCGGTATGCTGAATGTTGAGGCGCTTGATTTTGGTGCGGATATTAAACTTGCAAACGGTCACCAGTTAAATCCTTCAGCTTTATTGTTTGCGAAGGTGGAGGATGAGGTGATAGGTCAGCAGATACAAAAACTGGCGGATAAAAAACAGGCCTCGGCCGCTGCAAAGCAACTGGCACTGGTGCCGACCAAAGAAAATATCGACTTTGATACGTTCGCTGCTTTGGACATCCGCACCGGCACTATTTTAACTGCCGAAAAGGTAGCCAAAACCAAAAAGCTGCTGAAACTTACTATTGATACCGGTATTGATCAACGTACAGTTGTGTCAGGCATAGCTGAATTTTATGAGCCGGAGGCCATTATTGGGCAGCAGGTGAGCATACTGGTAAACCTGGAACCGCGCGAAATAAAGGGCATACTATCACAAGGGATGATACTAATGGCCGAGACTGCCGATGGCAAACTCAGCTTGGTATCGCCGGTTGATGCCTTGCACAATGGCTCGGTAGTACGGTAA
- a CDS encoding sulfatase-like hydrolase/transferase, protein MKKKYATIITISLLLLSLSGLTAHAQKKPNIIFILTDDMGYGDVGVFFQKQRQESGDRSKPYELTPNLDIMAKKGARFTQQYCDAPVCAPSRASLLTGVNQGNANVRDNQFDKALENNHTLATVLKQAGYNTVAIGKWGLQGVKEEGPYWPAHPLKRGFDTYYGYMRHMDGHEHYPVEGVYSEKKQVWSDYKEVSAGLSKCYTTDLWTAAAKKYIIAHEKGKDAAKPFFMYLAYDTPHAVIELPTQAYPQGGGLKGGLQWLGEPGRMINTASGQVDSYTYPEYANATYDDDNNPATPEAAWPETYKRYATATRRIDDAVGDIMQLLVDLKIDDNTLVIFTSDNGPSIESYLPAAYIANHPTFFGSYGPFDGIKRDCWEGGLRMPTIAEWPNHITPGKTIATPSMLSDWMATFADAAHIQPPARTDGVSLLPDLTGKGKQQNSLVYVEYYEGGRTPNFKEFETSRRNRKRDQMQMIRMGGLVGVRYQVKSADDDFEIYDVVKDPKEADNLALKPGYEKIQAQMKTKVLQVRHPDAEAPRPYDNVLIPADTVAGELISGVSWKFYKGNFPWVISEKNLNPNEKGKSKSVSGQEADNKPGMICYEGFIKIQADSKYTFSMQTTGNAYLRLHQATLIDEDFGYQPNTELTRDVYLKAGYHAIKLNYLLQKGISPQLKLKWKSDKGDWTDIDGKVLYHLQ, encoded by the coding sequence ATGAAAAAAAAATACGCCACTATTATCACTATAAGTTTATTACTGCTGAGCCTTTCTGGTTTAACAGCCCATGCTCAAAAAAAGCCCAACATTATATTTATTTTGACGGATGATATGGGCTATGGGGATGTAGGTGTATTTTTTCAAAAACAACGGCAAGAATCAGGCGATAGAAGCAAGCCTTATGAGCTAACTCCTAATTTGGATATAATGGCAAAGAAGGGAGCCAGGTTTACCCAGCAATATTGCGATGCCCCCGTATGTGCGCCGTCAAGGGCGTCTTTATTAACGGGTGTTAACCAGGGGAATGCGAACGTTAGAGATAATCAATTCGATAAAGCGCTGGAGAATAACCATACCCTGGCAACTGTATTGAAACAGGCAGGCTATAATACGGTAGCGATTGGGAAATGGGGGCTGCAAGGCGTTAAGGAAGAAGGCCCCTATTGGCCCGCGCATCCTCTAAAAAGAGGCTTTGATACTTATTATGGGTATATGCGCCATATGGACGGGCATGAGCATTATCCGGTTGAGGGCGTATACAGTGAAAAAAAACAAGTATGGAGTGATTATAAAGAAGTATCGGCAGGTTTAAGTAAATGTTACACAACTGATTTATGGACTGCTGCTGCAAAAAAATATATAATAGCACATGAAAAAGGTAAGGATGCTGCAAAACCTTTCTTTATGTACCTGGCCTATGATACCCCGCACGCCGTTATAGAGCTCCCTACACAAGCCTATCCGCAAGGCGGGGGATTAAAGGGTGGCCTGCAATGGCTGGGCGAGCCGGGGCGCATGATTAATACAGCAAGTGGTCAGGTAGATTCATATACCTATCCCGAATATGCCAATGCTACTTATGATGATGATAATAATCCCGCCACACCCGAAGCGGCGTGGCCCGAAACCTATAAAAGATATGCCACAGCTACCCGCAGAATAGACGATGCTGTTGGAGATATTATGCAATTACTGGTCGACTTGAAGATAGATGATAATACCCTCGTTATTTTTACTTCTGATAATGGCCCATCTATTGAGTCATATCTGCCAGCCGCTTATATTGCCAATCATCCTACTTTTTTTGGAAGTTACGGCCCTTTTGATGGTATAAAAAGAGATTGCTGGGAAGGCGGCTTGAGAATGCCAACCATAGCTGAGTGGCCCAATCACATAACTCCCGGAAAAACGATCGCCACGCCCAGTATGCTGTCAGACTGGATGGCAACTTTTGCAGATGCAGCACATATTCAGCCTCCGGCCAGAACGGACGGCGTTTCTTTATTACCTGATTTAACAGGCAAGGGTAAACAACAAAACAGTTTGGTATATGTAGAGTATTATGAAGGTGGAAGGACCCCGAATTTTAAGGAGTTTGAAACCAGTCGTAGAAACAGGAAAAGAGACCAGATGCAGATGATACGGATGGGCGGCCTGGTTGGTGTACGGTACCAGGTTAAATCGGCTGATGATGATTTTGAAATATATGATGTAGTTAAGGACCCCAAAGAAGCTGATAACCTAGCCCTGAAACCGGGGTATGAAAAGATACAAGCGCAAATGAAAACTAAGGTATTGCAGGTACGCCACCCTGATGCTGAAGCACCTCGTCCTTATGATAACGTCCTGATTCCAGCAGATACAGTTGCAGGCGAATTAATATCAGGTGTTAGCTGGAAGTTTTACAAAGGGAATTTCCCCTGGGTAATTTCTGAAAAGAATTTGAACCCGAATGAAAAAGGTAAAAGTAAAAGTGTAAGCGGGCAAGAAGCCGACAATAAACCTGGGATGATCTGCTACGAAGGATTTATAAAAATCCAGGCTGATAGCAAATATACTTTCTCCATGCAAACAACTGGAAATGCCTATTTGCGCTTACATCAGGCGACATTAATTGATGAGGATTTCGGCTATCAACCTAATACAGAACTTACACGTGATGTTTATTTAAAGGCAGGTTATCACGCGATAAAACTAAACTATTTGTTGCAAAAAGGAATATCGCCACAATTGAAACTAAAATGGAAAAGTGATAAAGGCGATTGGACTGATATAGATGGAAAAGTCCTGTATCATTTGCAATAA
- a CDS encoding formylglycine-generating enzyme family protein, whose product MERTNEAKDIENIIGEMVSIPEGEVTLRDDRIKYIWSVKIQPFLLAKYPVTQALYYKITGECPSEFKGQENPVENVSWRDAVLFCNKLSLKMELEPCYAIGISGDIVFNLNTNGYRLSSEAEWEYACKAGTTGPRYGEIDDIAWYKQNSEQKTHKVGMKTPNPWGLYDMLGNVWEWCSDIYDEAAYGSYRVFRGGGWCDEQRGCMATNRRRSHPTSFKIDDLGFRIARSINQV is encoded by the coding sequence ATGGAAAGAACTAATGAGGCAAAAGATATTGAAAACATAATTGGCGAGATGGTGTCAATACCCGAAGGGGAAGTTACCTTAAGAGATGACCGTATAAAATATATCTGGAGTGTTAAAATACAACCGTTTTTGTTAGCCAAATATCCGGTAACACAAGCGCTTTATTATAAAATTACGGGCGAATGCCCCAGTGAATTTAAAGGGCAGGAAAATCCGGTTGAAAATGTATCATGGCGAGATGCTGTGCTGTTTTGTAATAAGCTTTCATTAAAAATGGAGCTTGAACCTTGTTATGCTATAGGTATATCGGGTGATATAGTATTTAACTTAAATACCAATGGATATAGACTTTCTTCTGAAGCTGAATGGGAGTATGCTTGCAAGGCGGGAACAACCGGGCCAAGATACGGCGAGATTGATGACATTGCATGGTATAAGCAAAACTCGGAACAAAAAACTCACAAGGTTGGAATGAAGACCCCTAATCCATGGGGACTGTATGATATGCTGGGTAATGTTTGGGAGTGGTGTTCTGACATATATGATGAGGCGGCTTATGGATCTTATCGTGTTTTCCGTGGTGGTGGCTGGTGCGATGAGCAAAGGGGCTGTATGGCAACAAATCGCAGGCGAAGTCATCCAACAAGTTTTAAAATTGACGATCTTGGATTTCGTATTGCGCGATCCATCAACCAAGTGTAG